The genomic region ACCGACGGCTCCGTCTCTACCCAGAGCCGCCCGCAGGGCTGAGCGCCGTCCGGGGATGTGCCGGGAGCAGCGGCCCGGAGGTGACACAGCGCCAACGGCGCTGCTCGGAGAGGAGAGGATTGGAGAACGAGGCGTGGGGGACACGGAGCAGCGGAGCCAAGCGAAGGCCGCGTCCCGTCCCACCGGAAGGCACGCCGTCTGTGGAGGTGATGGAAAAGGAGTTCCGGGCTCGGTTGGGCTGGAACGGCTCCCTGGGCCGGGCTGCTGGGTGGAGTGGGGCGGAGCCGCCGCCATGCCGGCGCGGGGCGGGGGGCGGCAGCAGGACGGCCGGGCTGAggctgggctggggctgagctgagGCTGAGCTGCGCTCGGCGGGGCGGACGCGGCCGCCGTCTGGGTTCGCGAGCCCGAGGGTGGGGTGGGACCGGGAGGCGAATTCGCGTTCATCGAGTGAACGGAGAGGTGCTCCCGTTACCGCGTTCTCCCCGTAGGGACGTGGCAACCTGCGTCCCGGCGGCGGGCAGGGAAGCGCCGAATGCGGACATAAGCGAGGTCGTTCGGCCGCTGTAGAGCCGCACCGAAGCGCTGTGCAAAGACGGCGTTACAGCCGAAGTGTTTCTCGTGAGATTTTCAGCCCGTCTGACGTTCGTGTCTTGCCCGGGAGCCAGCGATGGGCAGTGCGGCATTCGGTTCTGTTCCCGTTGGTAAGAAACCAAACGCATCACCTTCCTTAAGCACTAACCGCGGTATATTTTTATACGCACATAAATACGTATGGACTGCTATTGCTCATTGGCTGATCGGGCTTTTCTCGGCCAAGCTCCGCTCTTTGTTCTCCGAACCTTGCAAATTCTCCCCGCTGGGTGGAGGGAAGGAATGTGCGGTGGGGGATGTTTGCTGGATCCGAGTCCGGAGGAGCTGAGATACCCCCTTTCTGCTGATGCCCTTCACTGCTGTAATTTTAACTGAATGGTGTAGGCTACTTATTGCATAGCAGCGTTGCTAATCCTATCAATTGAGGCATTATGGATTTATCTTTCTTTGTAACGATTTAATGGGGTAACCCGTTAAGAATTCCCCGCTgattctctgcttttcttggttGTTAACTTGCGGTCAGAAAACCTCAGAATAGGCACTCAATGCCTGTGTTCAGTATGTGGAGAGTATGAGAACAAATTTTAACAACAAAAAGTCGTATTTCTCTTTGGTGGTCATGCGTGGAAATGAAGTATgcttaaatatataaatgtaagTGAATGTAACTGGGATAGCACCAACAACTTTTCCCACTTGCTATGGCTGATGCAAATCTAATTGACATGTAGTGTGGAtggacagagagagagagagagagagacatatTCTGCTCACCCTTCCCCCCTCAaccttttctcccttctccagCTTCTTCCCTCAGCTCCCTTCTTCAGCCTCACAAGGTCCTGCACAGGAAAATAACGAACAACAGAACaagtaaaacaaattaatgACCATAAATCCATCTCATACTGGGGACTGAATGAactcagagcacagccctggtTCAACTGACCATGTGCTAAAAGGCGATCTATGAATATCAGTCAGTCATCTTACTTCAAAACAG from Meleagris gallopavo isolate NT-WF06-2002-E0010 breed Aviagen turkey brand Nicholas breeding stock unplaced genomic scaffold, Turkey_5.1 ChrUn_random_7180001957296, whole genome shotgun sequence harbors:
- the LOC104917184 gene encoding uncharacterized protein LOC104917184 — protein: MQPLAERPAGAPPLPLLSKRGWRAALGKAAPRRSSALPTQRRAGRQMQTPCRRAREERVKRSAPLGLTCSAGKSRPFSWQRHRRLRLYPEPPAGLSAVRGCAGSSGPEVTQRQRRCSERRGLENEAWGTRSSGAKRRPRPVPPEGTPSVEGRGNLRPGGGQGSAECGHKRGRSAAVEPHRSAVQRRRYSRSVSREIFSPSDVRVLPGSQRWAVRHSVLFPLLLPSAPFFSLTRSCTGK